From Amia ocellicauda isolate fAmiCal2 chromosome 12, fAmiCal2.hap1, whole genome shotgun sequence, a single genomic window includes:
- the LOC136764081 gene encoding uncharacterized protein LOC136764081 yields MAAVYTGSGGLSQEAKGERAADNAKADSANGWGHESRVLVNGKRIKEESLSGDEEASGVQSLSHPPHHATAAAPSSSLPSSVAVKEESIDEEYFQIKLCEIKQDSDETTEDNVDRGGSHGDDGSNSGDWLFHCWECGQGFGQREAYLEHRRTHPGLAHPHSLPHDGPIVRMDLDAQWDGMLVSQEGQGGRRTFCCALCGKQFSSPRGFYGHQLTHGHQTPKREPDSPGSAGGGGSGRCYECPDCSKTYRTVGLFLNHQRSHKQASKSVFHELAQLQKKGFRCPVCGRCYSRASALQAHRRCHEVKLFKPPSVGKLKEKKEEEDEPEEEEEGKPANMSKPYECPECGRSFRSLTGLGAHQRFGSHGRPPEAKAKAKAKEEKKGFECPECGRAFLSAAALAAHQRWHARRALNPQGRPFPCEQCGKVFTSLTFYHKHQRSVHSEEAPAKSFLHQVCQLQKKAFECQDCGRRFSRPSALHSHQLCHADLYGDTLDTPAPPRPPQPPPPPPPAPPSAPETLYLCDKVEPRLFAIGALSYSKTGPEPEVDVEAISEPGSEQDPQEWVWPSGEDHLTLEKTQNPLPLPPHSSPSGAIPGGESSDADVQLDAEINCEPPKAGRGVEGGGYECPECGRIFASASAVSCHLRWHRGSLHRRGIASVWPRGQRGRRWRPGGSQQAQGGVGVGKRVFACGECGRESATLHSHQNHQRRAHGSRQPSKSLLAQLAGLQKNGCECPDCGMRFSRASALHSHRQHHTQPKPFQCQDCGRGYSSLSALCTHRKARHHRNEPATAEHCNEDKVKIGMDEVEGADAKAVTGTLAHEFNPRKTLLGPKVHHCVECGKGFWSLGAFVEHQHKAHPQKDKGEGSDNGSSPLANPRPVPAARPGPRKRQACPICGKKFRHGGVLRAHVKRHGVAPGRSLHRCEVCGKAYRFLACFIKHQRTHASPSLTSSFPSSSSTTPLTASAQSSFLQQVEQVEKNGYTCPECAKQFSRAMALQFHMRSHGYLTGYSSSPSCSNTNTSTASPTAQSSATAQCPDCVAFCPNQDALGEHCRKQHTLLDSFQKGQGVASEAQLPHGDVAAGAGEKTPTPSAPVPAPAKSLTTGGTDDSSETFRCVDCGKAFLAPGILELHRKCHGQDQTLGVEGPKSDKDKQEQNGSSTLTPGSCLLGSSPYKCPDCGRCFGTNSALGTHRRWHLDKRLASALVGEGEGRRSRGRRDRRQGGRSSQNGPFRCHQCGKGFFYFCVLRRHQMYHAETAPHLPLSKLPRSDRQSFQCPECGKAFPKASALAAHYHSHRASPAATPSSTFQCQVCGDDFASAAQLQLHQSGGDCADLEQKSPRKTLVKRKLKPLSCPDCGKRFFRPSGLGAHRWYAHVKCSKAGEQGGGRAGVGAPGPLLKDLCTKPFPCLACGKSYSSQGALYNHRKICGVPQQKRGCTPPRAAAAATLPPPPRLSLIRGERGMCLFKCHKCGKAFCSPEELATHHQSASSKPHSCALCCRGYWTEVQLQQHLSWHDSIRRRLPADLRYRLGNADQYQDIEWGGGSLSVPTSASPTPPPPVSTSPPKAPQCSVCLKGFATPFSLRRHQAAIHSPKHQPGPLGPSVSTVQGQLGKRGREHGEGEDKEREEMESEMEGEVETGREVEDRGREVEKMNINTESRRELREKCQSEMESREEEQKEGGSESERRTGTEEEEEQQDGPVASLFPTCPATLALPLGGAVGSLACIECGITFGQELELHRHYIEHARGGAVLNTTLPKSNLGSMRCLDCGQQFIQWEAFKTHLQEHSAREAEERAAALAAGEKMGGGEGGEPVASEGAVARQRLPKKKKKKDEEEKSKENEQRAEGKEKETEEEEEDEDEDEEDLWFDSPWADKPQEVFKMRPRVAMLSQEGKPVYSGKRKVYACSVCGKVYSYLESFRNHQKLHALPNSTEEPRTFPCVDCGKIFNRPSALGAHRQTHKVAPEAPLKVVAAIPKAGERRIVGGGGGSPAGLAAGPDVLDVHDCLQCRKKFNSLQTWRSHMELHRLKPYWCRGCAKGFRDRDQLQRHLLGHELKRHRCDLCPKAFRVPAELRYHRNTHTGARPFQCELCQKNFSQLGNLITHRKKHLGVYRLQAGSHTPLGSARQPYGRHRVSKMKVLIIKAGAGVAREVGEEEEEEEEVVEMMLPPNKEMAINPLHLEDEEDEEEEEEENEDEEVEEDEDEVTEEEHVEEMKRKRQRMMATAVLERHQSHQKLTPASVPMAVVKKEQDEGEGGMELQCFECGALFAQESALHLHYMRHASGDL; encoded by the exons ACCTGGACGCTCAGTGGGACGGCATGCTGGTATCCCAGGAGGGGCAGGGCGGCCGCCGGACGTTCTGCTGCGCCCTGTGTGGGAAACAGTTTTCCAGCCCCCGAGGTTTTTATGGACACCAGCTGACCCATGGCCACCAGACCCCAAAGCGAGAGCCGGACAGCCCTGGTAGTGCAGGTGGTGGTGGAAGTGGACGGTGCTACGAGTGCCCCGACTGCAGCAAGACCTACCGTACGGTGGGGCTGTTTCTCAACCACCAGCGCTCGCACAAGCAGGCTTCCAAGTCTGTGTTCCACGAGCTTGCTCAGCTGCAGAAGAAGGGTTTCCGCTGCCCCGTGTGTGGCCGATGCTACTCCCGTGCCTCTGCCCTGCAAGCCCATCGCCGCTGTCATGAGGTCAAGCTCTTCAAGCCACCCAGCGTGGGGAAACtcaaggagaagaaggaggaagaggatgagccagaggaggaagaggaggggaaaCCGGCCAACATGTCCAAGCCCTATGAGTGCCCCGAGTGTGGCCGCTCCTTTCGCAGCCTGACCGGCCTTGGTGCCCACCAGCGCTTCGGCTCGCATGGCCGCCCCCCCGAGGCCAAGGCCAAGGCCAAGGccaaggaggagaagaaggggtTTGAATGCCCTGAGTGTGGCCGTGCTTTCCTCAGCGCTGCTGCCCTGGCCGCCCACCAGCGCTGGCACGCCCGTCGCGCCCTCAACCCCCAGGGCCGGCCCTTCCCATGTGAGCAGTGTGGCAAAGTGTTCACCTCTCTCACCTTCTACCACAAGCACCAGCGCTCTGTGCACAGTGAGGAGGCGCCCGCCAAGTCCTTTCTGCACCAGGTGTGTCAGCTGCAGAAGAAGGCCTTCGAGTGCCAGGACTGCGGCCGACGCTTCTCCCGTCCCTCTGCCCTGCATTCCCACCAGCTGTGCCACGCAGACCTCTATGGCGACACCCTTGACACCCCTGCCCCACCCCGCCCACCTCAGCCACCgccaccccctccccctgctCCTCCTTCTGCCCCGGAGACTCTGTACCTCTGTGACAAAGTGGAGCCACGCCTCTTTGCCATTGGAGCACTGTCCTACTCCAAGACCGGGCCAGAGCCTGAGGTTGATGTGGAGGCCATAAGTGAGCCTGGGTCTGAGCAGGACCCCCAGGAGTGGGTGTGGCCATCTGGAGAGGATCATCTCACCTTGGAGAAAACCCAAAACCCACTGCCACTCCCCCCTCACTCCTCCCCATCTGGGGCAATCCCTGGAGGTGAGAGCTCTGATGCTGATGTACAACTGGATGCGGAGATCAACTGTGAGCCCCCCAAGGCTGGCAGGGGTGTGGAGGGAGGTGGGTACGAATGCCCCGAGTGCGGCCGCATTTTTGCCAGTGCCTCGGCTGTCAGCTGTCACCTGCGTTGGCACAGGGGCTCCCTGCACCGCCGCGGCATCGCCTCTGTCTGGCCCAGAGGACAGCGAGGACGCAGGTGGCGTCCCGGAGGATCCCAGCAGGCCCAGGGTGGGGTGGGTGTGGGTAAGCGGGTGTTTGCATGCGGGGAGTGTGGACGTGAGTCGGCCACACTGCACTCCCACCAGAATCACCAACGCCGGGCTCATGGCAGCCGGCAGCCCAGCAAGTCGCTTCTGGCCCAACTGGCCGGGCTGCAGAAGAATGGCTGCGAGTGCCCAGACTGCGGAATGCGCTTCTCCCGGGCCTCAGCGCTGCACTCCCACCGACAGCACCATACCCAGCCCAAGCCTTTCCAGTGTCAGGACTGCGGCCGCGGCTACAGCAGCCTCTCCGCACTCTGCACCCACCGCAAGGCCCGCCACCACAGGAACGAGCCGGCGACTGCGGAACACTGCAACGAGGATAAGGTCAAGATTGGGATGGATGAGGTTGAGGGAGCAGACGCAAAGGCGGTGACGGGGACACTGGCTCATGAGTTCAATCCCAGGAAGACCTTGCTGGGACCCAAGGTGCACCACTGTGTGGAATGCGGGAAGGGCTTCTGGTCACTGGGGGCATTTGTGGAGCACCAGCACAAGGCCCACCCCCAGAAAGACAAGGGTGAGGGAAGTGACAATGGTTCCAGCCCACTTGCCAACCCGAGACCAGTCCCAGCAGCCCGCCCTGGACCCCGAAAGAGGCAGGCCTGTCCAATCTGCGGAAAGAAGTTCCGGCATGGTGGAGTGCTCAGGGCCCACGTGAAGAGGCACGGTGTGGCCCCTGGAAGGTCGTTGCACCGCTGCGAAGTCTGCGGCAAGGCCTACCGTTTCCTTGCCTGTTTCATCAAGCACCAACGGACTCATGCCTCCCCCTCCTTGACATCCTcttttccatcctcctcctccaccaccccccTCACTGCCTCAGCCCAGTCCTCCTTCCTGCAGCAGGTGGAACAGGTGGAGAAGAACGGCTACACCTGCCCGGAGTGTGCCAAACAGTTTTCCCGCGCCATGGCCCTGCAGTTTCACATGCGCAGTCACGGCTACCTCACCGGCtactcctcctctccctcttgcTCCAACACAAATACCTCTACTGCTTCCCCCACAGCCCAGAGTTCAGCCACAGCCCAGTGCCCAGACTGTGTGGCTTTCTGCCCCAACCAGGACGCCCTAGGGGAGCACTGCAGGAAACAACATACTCTTCTGGACAGCTTCCAGAAGGGTCAAGGGGTGGCTTCTGAGGCCCAGCTGCCCCATGGGGACGTAGCTGCTGGAGCAGGGGAGAAAACACCAACTCCCTCTGCTCCTGTTCCTGCACCTGCCAAGTCCCTCACTACTGGCGGAACCGACGACAGCTCTGAGACCTTCAGGTGTGTGGATTGTGGGAAGGCGTTCTTAGCCCCAGGCATCCTGGAGCTGCACAGGAAATGTCACGGACAGGACCAGACACTTGGTGTGGAAGGCCCAAAGTCAGACAAGGACAAGCAAGAGCAGAACGGATCCAGCACGTTGACACCTGGTAGCTGTCTCCTGGGCAGCAGCCCCTACAAGTGCCCAGACTGTGGGCGCTGCTTTGGCACCAACTCAGCACTGGGAACCCATCGGCGCTGGCACCTGGACAAGCGTCTGGCGAGTGCcctggtgggggagggggagggcagAAGATCAAGAGGGAGGCGGGACAGGCGGCAGGGAGGCAGGAGTTCGCAGAATGGGCCGTTCCGCTGCCACCAGTGTGGCAAGGGCTTCTTCTACTTTTGTGTTCTGCGCCGCCACCAGATGTACCATGCTGAAACTGCCCCCCACTTGCCCCTCTCCAAGCTGCCGCGGTCAGATAGACAGAGCTTTCAGTGCCCAGAGTGTGGCAAAGCTTTCCCCAAGGCCTCTGCCCTAGCCGCCCACTACCATAGCCACCGCGCCTCCCCTGCTGCCACCCCTTCCAGCACCTTCCAGTGCCAGGTGTGTGGGGACGACTTTGCCTCGGCTGCGCAACTGCAACTGCACCAGAGTGGTGGTGACTGTGCAGACCTAGAGCAGAAATCCCCAAGGAAGACCCTGGTGAAGAGGAAGCTCAAGCCCCTCAGCTGCCCCGACTGTGGCAAACGTTTCTTCCGACCTAGCGGACTTGGCGCGCACCGGTGGTATGCCCACGTCAAGTGCAGCAAGGCTGGGGAGCAAGGAGGGGGGAGAGCAGGAGTAGGAGCACCAGGGCCTCTGCTGAAGGATTTGTGTACCAAGCCCTTTCCTTGCCTGGCCTGTGGAAAGAGCTACAGCTCCCAGGGGGCGCTCTACAACCACCGCAAGATCTGCGGGGTGCCCCAGCAGAAACGGGGATGCACACCCCCGAGAGCCGCTGCTGCTGCCACACTCCCACCACCGCCACGGCTCTCGCTCATTCGGGGGGAGCGGGGTATGTGCCTCTTCAAGTGCCATAAGTGCGGTAAGGCCTTCTGCAGCCCCGAGGAGCTGGCCACCCATCATCAATCGGCCTCCTCTAAGCCCCATTCCTGTGCCCTGTGTTGCCGTGGCTACTGGACTGAAGTCCAGCTGCAGCAGCACCTGTCCTGGCACGACTCCATACGCCGTCGTCTACCAGCCGACCTGCGATACCGGCTGGGCAATGCGGACCAGTACCAGGACATAGAGTGGGGCGGTGGGAGCCTGAGTGTACCGACCAGTGCCTCGCcaacccctcctcctcctgtgtCAACTTCCCCTCCCAAGGCACCCCAGTGTTCTGTCTGTCTCAAAGGATTCGCCACCCCTTTCAGCCTGAGAAGACACCAGGCCGCCATCCACTCGCCCAAACACCAGCCTGGCCCTCTCGGCCCTTCAGTCTCCACCGTGCAGGGGCAGCTGGGGAAACGTGGCAGGGAGCACGGGGAGGGAGAAGATaaagagagggaggagatgGAGAGTGAGATGGAGGGGGAGGTGGAGACCGGGAGGGAAGTGGAGGACAGGGGTAGGGAGGTGGAGAAGATGAATATTAACACTGAATCCAGGAGAGAGCTAAGGGAGAAGTGTCAGAGCGAAATGGAGAGCAGGGAGGAGGAGCAGAAGGAGGGGGGAAGCGAGAGTGAGAGACGGACAGGaacagaggaagaggaggagcagCAGGATGGGCCGGTGGCTTCGTTATTCCCCACCTGCCCTGCTACCCTTGCACTGCCTCTGGGGGGTGCTGTAGGGAGTCTGGCCTGCATAGAGTGTGGCATCACCTTCGGACAAGAACTGGAACTACACAGACACTACATTGAGCACGCCCGCGGGGG tgcTGTGTTGAACACCACACTTCCCAAGT CCAACCTGGGCAGCATGCGGTGCCTGGATTGTGGCCAGCAGTTCATCCAATGGGAGGCATTCAAGACTCATCTGCAGGAGCACAGCGCGAGGGAGGCCGAGGAGAGGGCAGCGGCATTGGCAGCAGGAGAGAAAATggggggaggagaaggtggtgaGCCAGTGGCATCTGAGGGGGCGGTGGCTAGGCAGAGACTtccaaagaagaagaagaagaaggacgAGGAAGAGAAGAGCAAAGAGAATGAGCAGAGGGCAGAAGGGAAGGAGAAAGagactgaggaggaggaggaggatgaggatgaggatgaggaggacCTGTGGTTTGACAGTCCCTGGGCTGACAAGCCCCAGGAGGTGTTCAAAATGCGTCCCCGAGTTGCCATGTTGTCCCAGGAGGGCAAGCCGGTGTATAGTGGCAAGCGCAAGGTGTACGCCTGCTCCGTCTGCGGCAAAGTCTACTCCTACCTGGAGTCCTTCCGCAACCACCAGAAGCTGCATGCACTCCCCAACAGCACAGAGGAGCCACGCACATTCCCTTGTGTCGATTGTGGCAAGATCTTCAACCGGCCCTCGGCTTTGGGGGCACACAGGCAGACTCACAAGGTGGCACCGGAGGCCCCCCtgaaggtggtggcagcaattCCGAAGGCGGGAGAAAGAAGGATAGTAGGAGGAGGGGGTGGGTCACCGGCAGGGTTGGCAGCGGGGCCGGATGTACTGGATGTGCACGATTGCCTCCAGTGCCGCAAAAAGTTCAACTCTCTCCAGACGTGGCGCAGTCACATGGAACTGCACCGCCTCAAGCCCTACTGGTGCCGGGGCTGTGCCAAGGGTTTCCGGGACCGTGATCAGCTGCAGCGCCACCTGCTGGGCCATGAGCTGAAGCGCCACCGCTGTGACCTCTGCCCCAAGGCCTTCCGTGTCCCAGCTGAGCTGCGCTACCACCGCAACACCCACACAGGTGCTCGGCCCTTCCAGTGCGAGCTGTGCCAGAAGAACTTCTCCCAGCTGGGCAACCTCATCACCCACCGTAAGAAGCACCTGGGCGTGTACCGGCTGCAGGCTGGAAGCCACACTCCCCTGGGCTCTGCCCGGCAGCCCTATGGGCGGCACCGTGTCTCCAAGATGAAGGTGCTCATTATCAAGGCCGGGGCAGGGGTGGCACGGGAGGTGggtgaggaggaagaggaggaagaggaagtggtGGAGATGATGCTGCCCCCGAATAAGGAAATGGCAATTAATCCATTGCACTTGGAGGATGAAGaggatgaagaggaggaggaggaagagaatgAAGATGAGGAAGTGGAGGAGGATGAAGATGAAGTGACGGAGGAAGAGCATGTGGAGGAGATGAAGAGGAAGAGGCAGAGGATGATGGCCACTGCGGTGCTGGAAAGGCACCAGAGTCATCAGAAGCTGACCCCTGCCAGTGTGCCCATGGCAGTGGTGAAGAAAGAGCAGgatgagggggagggagggatggagctGCAGTGCTTTGAGTGTGGTGCCCTCTTCGCCCAGGAGTCAGCCCTGCACTTGCACTACATGCGCCATGCTAGCGGGGACCTGTGA